The Microplitis demolitor isolate Queensland-Clemson2020A chromosome 8, iyMicDemo2.1a, whole genome shotgun sequence genome has a segment encoding these proteins:
- the LOC103578854 gene encoding cytochrome c oxidase subunit NDUFA4, translating to MLGMDLKSLKKNPSLLPLFACVIVGGIGASGYLIRLATKNPDVTWSRKRNPEPWQEYKTKQYKFKSQVDHSKSPVPEY from the exons ATGTTGGGAATGGATTTGAAAAGTCTGAAGAAAAATCCCTCT CTACTGCCTCTGTTTGCTTGTGTTATTGTCGGAGGTATAGGAGCAAGTGGATACTTAATACGTTTAGCAACGAAAAACCCTGATGTGACATGGAGCAGAAAAAGGAACCCAGAACCATGGCAAGAATACAAAACTAAACAGTACAAG TTTAAATCTCAAGTTGATCATTCAAAATCACCAGTTCCAGagtactaa